In Cicer arietinum cultivar CDC Frontier isolate Library 1 chromosome 1, Cicar.CDCFrontier_v2.0, whole genome shotgun sequence, one DNA window encodes the following:
- the LOC101493688 gene encoding pathogen-related protein, whose amino-acid sequence MATKDNYRSILHEEVENIHWRHGGPPTYDLVNKLFEEGRTKEWPEGSLEETVQNAIKSWEMELSHKIRLQDFKTIVPEKFKLFVNGREGLSAEETLSVGSYNALLKSSLPKDYMPYNANEETFESSHEVFKSAFPRGFAWEVIKVYTGPPEIAFKFRHWGFFEGPFKGHAPTGKMVQFFGLGTLKVDDTLKVEEVEIYYDPSELLGGLLSSGDNTNVSACPFST is encoded by the exons ATGGCTACTAAAGACAATTACAGATCTATCTTACATGAGGAAGTTGAGAATATCCATTGGAGACATGGTGGCCCTCCAACCTATGATCTTGTCAATAAGCTTTTTGAAGAAGGAAGGACCAAA gaATGGCCAGAAGGATCATTGGAGGAGACTGTTCAAAATGCTATTAAATCATGGGAGATGGAGCTCTCACACAAGATCCGTTTGCAAGACTTCAAGACTATTGTCCCTGAAAAGTTTAAGCTCTTTGTTaatg GCAGGGAGGGATTAAGTGCAGAGGAAACTCTAAGCGTAGGAAGTTATAATGCTTTGTTGAAAAGTTCTTTACCAAAAGATTATATGCCATACAATGCAAATGAAGAGACTTTTGAATCATCTCATGAAGTGTTCAAATCAGCTTTTCCTCGCGGATTTGCTTGGGAAGTGATTAAAGTATACACAGGTCCACCTGAAATTGCTTTCAAGTTTAGGCATTGGGGCTTCTTTGAAGGTCCTTTCAAAGGACATGCCCCTACTGGAAAAATGGTCCAATTCTTTGGCTTGGGAACTCTCAAG GTGGATGACACTTTGAAGGTTGAAGAGGTGGAGATTTACTATGACCCATCAGAGTTGCTTGGAGGCCTTCTATCAAGTGGAGACAACACCAATGTTTCAGCATGTCCTTTCTCAACTTAA